A single genomic interval of Methyloceanibacter caenitepidi harbors:
- a CDS encoding branched-chain amino acid ABC transporter permease → MTAELFFQTVVNATYAASYMALIAVGFVLIFGVMGVVNFAHGELYMAGAYTVVALYADQGFPFFLSVAAGLAFVGVLGLLMELALFRPLRDNPLGGLIASIGFLLILQTIAVLGFGVRMKNVPPSTQDKLVFMDGVVLTYQRLYVIVAAVALLSALWIFLRKSKFGWALRACAQDREAAVLQGMSINNTARLAMFIGAALAGVAGALTAPLVSPTPYMGHPVVVSAFIIIIVGGLGSLEGAVLVSILYAFVHTFVTTLYDGTLANIVGLLLMLGVLIVRPTGLFGAKERA, encoded by the coding sequence ATGACAGCAGAACTTTTCTTTCAGACCGTCGTCAATGCGACCTATGCCGCGAGCTACATGGCACTCATCGCGGTTGGATTCGTCCTCATCTTCGGCGTGATGGGCGTGGTCAATTTCGCGCACGGCGAACTCTATATGGCAGGGGCGTATACCGTCGTCGCCCTCTATGCCGACCAAGGATTTCCCTTCTTTCTCTCGGTCGCGGCGGGGCTGGCCTTTGTCGGGGTGCTCGGGCTTCTCATGGAGCTCGCTCTGTTCCGACCCTTGCGCGACAATCCACTGGGCGGCCTGATCGCCTCGATCGGCTTTCTTCTCATCCTGCAGACGATTGCGGTTCTCGGATTCGGCGTGCGGATGAAGAACGTGCCTCCGTCGACCCAGGACAAGCTTGTCTTCATGGACGGTGTCGTTCTGACCTACCAGAGACTCTATGTCATCGTAGCTGCTGTCGCCCTGCTAAGTGCGCTTTGGATATTTCTGCGTAAGAGCAAGTTCGGCTGGGCATTGCGAGCCTGTGCCCAAGATCGGGAAGCGGCCGTGCTTCAAGGAATGTCGATCAACAACACGGCACGCTTGGCGATGTTCATTGGCGCGGCGCTTGCCGGCGTTGCCGGTGCCCTGACGGCGCCGTTGGTTTCTCCGACACCCTATATGGGGCATCCCGTCGTCGTTTCCGCCTTCATCATCATCATCGTCGGCGGCCTCGGTTCCTTGGAAGGGGCCGTGTTGGTCTCGATCCTCTACGCGTTCGTCCATACCTTCGTGACGACGCTCTACGACGGCACCCTGGCGAATATAGTCGGTCTCCTCCTGATGCTCGGGGTCCTCATCGTGCGGCCGACAGGACTATTTGGAGCGAAAGAACGTGCATAA
- a CDS encoding branched-chain amino acid ABC transporter permease, giving the protein MHKPDSHSVNLAAAFGFVLLAGVLVVLPHLLSFSQQEVLVLLVINVLLVCSYRLLTLTGEWSLAHAVIMGVGAYTSALVAKKLSVPVPLAMLAGASMAGFLAFLLSFPLFRMKGFYFLIASFAAGEVIRLSWKWSDLTFLFGGPKGIKRIPSFPDFLSIDFYEPVNYYYLCLIVVTISLLILYRVEKSRIGLTFHAIHWQDKLAESVGVNTFRYRTLAFVFSAFFAGLAGALYAHYVGAIAPNRFSVEEMVYILIWAIVGGTATFYGPIIGVVVLTIVNEIVLRSLGVEEMRPMFYGALLIIAILFLPDGLESLVPKIKRLFGKRDKESNGSLASPQIAE; this is encoded by the coding sequence GTGCATAAGCCTGACAGTCACTCCGTGAACCTCGCTGCTGCGTTTGGGTTCGTACTTCTGGCAGGCGTCCTCGTCGTGCTTCCGCATCTCCTGTCGTTCTCGCAGCAGGAGGTTCTGGTCCTGCTCGTGATCAACGTGCTGCTCGTCTGCAGCTACCGGCTGCTGACGCTGACAGGCGAATGGTCTCTGGCCCACGCCGTCATTATGGGGGTAGGGGCCTATACATCGGCCCTGGTGGCAAAGAAGCTTTCGGTTCCGGTCCCGCTCGCAATGCTGGCCGGCGCCTCGATGGCAGGATTCCTGGCGTTTCTCCTCAGCTTTCCGTTGTTCCGGATGAAGGGGTTCTATTTCCTCATTGCATCGTTCGCGGCCGGCGAGGTCATTCGCCTCTCGTGGAAGTGGAGCGACCTCACGTTTCTGTTCGGCGGTCCGAAGGGCATCAAGCGTATCCCCTCCTTTCCGGACTTTCTCTCGATCGATTTCTACGAGCCGGTGAACTACTACTATCTCTGCCTGATCGTCGTAACGATCTCACTTCTGATTCTGTATCGCGTTGAGAAGTCGCGCATCGGGCTCACCTTTCACGCCATTCACTGGCAGGACAAGCTGGCCGAGTCTGTCGGCGTCAACACGTTCCGCTACCGGACGCTCGCCTTCGTCTTTTCGGCATTTTTCGCCGGTCTCGCCGGCGCGCTCTATGCGCACTATGTGGGCGCAATCGCGCCCAACAGGTTCAGCGTCGAGGAGATGGTCTACATTCTGATTTGGGCGATCGTCGGCGGCACGGCGACCTTCTACGGTCCCATCATCGGCGTCGTGGTACTCACCATTGTCAACGAGATCGTGCTGCGGTCTCTCGGTGTCGAGGAGATGCGGCCGATGTTCTACGGCGCTCTCCTGATCATCGCGATTCTGTTCCTGCCCGACGGCCTAGAGAGCCTGGTTCCGAAGATCAAGCGGCTGTTCGGCAAACGGGACAAAGAGAGCAACGGATCTCTCGCGTCGCCCCAGATCGCAGAGTGA
- a CDS encoding ABC transporter ATP-binding protein, whose translation MMQTQTPIIEVRDLGRIFGGIVAINDLSLTVREGTIHGLIGPNGAGKTTTFNVISGFYPPSRGKILYCGEDVSGRPTSALAERGLIRTFQGTTLFHEFTVIENVLLGCHRSAKAGVVSRILGTDRNIEAAARAKAYEILEFLNLAHLADELTANLSHGHQRALGLAVALAAEPRLLLLDEPFTGMNPEETRQMIQLVRRIREEQRVTIMLIEHDMQAVMGLCDIITVLNFGTLLTEGTPEEVRTNPAVIEAYLGTAIDAA comes from the coding sequence ATGATGCAGACACAAACGCCTATTATCGAGGTACGCGATCTTGGCCGCATCTTCGGCGGCATCGTTGCCATCAACGATCTGAGCTTGACCGTTCGCGAGGGCACGATCCACGGGTTGATCGGTCCGAACGGCGCCGGCAAGACGACGACCTTCAACGTCATCAGCGGCTTCTACCCGCCGTCTCGGGGAAAGATCCTCTATTGCGGCGAGGACGTTTCCGGCCGGCCGACCAGCGCGCTTGCCGAGCGTGGTCTCATCCGCACATTCCAAGGCACCACGCTGTTCCACGAATTCACCGTGATCGAGAACGTTCTGCTGGGATGCCACCGCAGCGCGAAGGCCGGCGTGGTCAGCCGGATCCTTGGGACGGACCGCAACATCGAGGCGGCCGCGAGGGCCAAGGCGTACGAGATACTCGAGTTCCTCAACCTCGCCCACCTAGCGGACGAGCTGACGGCGAACCTGTCGCACGGTCACCAGCGCGCCCTCGGACTGGCGGTCGCGCTTGCCGCTGAACCGCGGCTGCTGCTGCTGGACGAGCCCTTTACCGGGATGAACCCCGAAGAGACACGGCAGATGATCCAACTGGTCCGGCGCATCCGCGAGGAGCAGCGCGTCACGATCATGCTGATCGAACACGACATGCAGGCGGTGATGGGCCTCTGCGACATCATCACGGTACTGAACTTCGGGACGCTCTTGACCGAAGGCACGCCGGAAGAAGTGCGCACCAACCCCGCCGTTATTGAAGCCTACTTGGGAACCGCGATCGATGCTGCTTGA
- a CDS encoding ABC transporter substrate-binding protein — protein MTSKFTISRRDFLATTAAVTAMAGVSMPKFAFGADKVVKIGFLAPLTGEVSAWGKPGLDGCKIWADWVNADGGVKIGDEAYKVEFVAYDDEYDPSKARTGAVKLIKEDDVKFVMMLGGDPWPGAAPIADKEEMLFSTLLPSDLSPETELLVAPCEVHPIYNVTGVEWLAENKPELKTAVVCAQDDSLGKPSVATYLAAFEAAGIEVLDEPIFFDPATTDFAPLMSKMLALKPDIICLDTCYADYVHPLVEQAFQQGFKGQMISCTADFYEKLVEKTSKEFMEGFIFQFPDFDDPAMNAEHVNFNKPNDFYNEYVKRYGKGEWSAVSWEYASIMDLWADAAGRAGTTEPVKVLEAMKVGGTGRQAFGEAKWWGKELFGIDNALVGEWPVVAIKDGKAKIQDFKSIPAWWDKHSDLMIKHMKALNQMYYQRG, from the coding sequence ATGACAAGCAAATTCACGATTAGTCGCCGCGACTTTCTCGCAACCACGGCGGCGGTAACGGCCATGGCCGGTGTCTCGATGCCGAAGTTCGCCTTCGGCGCGGACAAGGTGGTCAAGATCGGATTTCTCGCGCCCTTGACCGGTGAAGTCTCCGCCTGGGGCAAGCCCGGCCTGGACGGCTGCAAGATTTGGGCGGACTGGGTCAACGCGGACGGCGGCGTCAAGATCGGCGACGAGGCCTACAAGGTCGAGTTCGTCGCCTATGACGACGAATACGATCCTAGCAAGGCACGGACCGGCGCGGTGAAGCTGATCAAAGAGGACGACGTCAAGTTCGTCATGATGCTGGGCGGCGATCCGTGGCCGGGCGCCGCTCCGATCGCGGACAAAGAGGAAATGTTGTTCTCGACCCTGCTGCCCAGCGATCTGAGCCCCGAGACGGAGCTCTTGGTTGCGCCGTGCGAGGTGCATCCGATCTACAACGTGACGGGCGTTGAGTGGCTTGCCGAGAACAAGCCGGAGCTCAAGACGGCCGTCGTCTGCGCACAGGACGATTCCCTCGGCAAGCCTTCCGTGGCGACCTACCTCGCCGCCTTTGAGGCCGCCGGCATCGAGGTCCTCGACGAGCCCATCTTCTTCGACCCGGCGACGACCGACTTCGCGCCCCTCATGTCCAAGATGCTGGCGCTGAAGCCGGACATCATTTGCCTGGATACGTGCTATGCGGACTATGTGCATCCGCTGGTGGAGCAGGCGTTCCAGCAAGGCTTCAAGGGGCAGATGATCTCGTGCACGGCGGACTTCTATGAGAAGCTGGTTGAGAAGACGTCCAAGGAGTTCATGGAAGGCTTCATCTTCCAGTTCCCAGACTTTGACGACCCGGCCATGAATGCCGAGCACGTCAACTTCAACAAGCCGAACGACTTCTACAATGAGTATGTGAAGCGCTACGGCAAGGGCGAGTGGAGCGCGGTGTCGTGGGAGTACGCCTCGATCATGGATCTTTGGGCTGACGCTGCGGGACGCGCCGGAACGACCGAGCCGGTCAAGGTGCTCGAGGCCATGAAGGTCGGCGGCACCGGGCGCCAGGCGTTTGGCGAAGCCAAGTGGTGGGGCAAGGAGCTGTTCGGCATCGACAACGCGCTCGTTGGCGAGTGGCCCGTCGTGGCTATCAAGGACGGCAAGGCGAAGATCCAAGACTTCAAGTCCATCCCCGCCTGGTGGGACAAGCATAGCGACCTGATGATCAAGCACATGAAGGCGCTCAATCAGATGTACTATCAGCGCGGCTAA
- a CDS encoding molybdopterin-containing oxidoreductase family protein, whose product MHTRDGSITKVIGDPDHPVSRGKLCGKCAIAYNGAWRDPALRLSSPLRRAGPKGEGKFVPISWDEALAEISERFTELVDQGNAHTILHTHYTGTVGLINIAFPLRFFHRLGATEVDPDTVCNKAGHAALDLTFGTSVVGFDPRTARDSRCILVWGANPSHSAPHQDQRFLTEAAAAGTTIIVVDPIEHATATASDLFLKLRPGTDAALGFAFLNVMKSSGLIDWEFVDAHVLGAKALMETIDSTTPAVAEKLCGVPADLIDKAARAYAEGPSLLWLGQGVQRQTYGGNVFRVLSALVAFSGNVGKPGAGFLYLNGPDCRGIDMDMVAMPELARGATPSISHMDLAATLEQSELSNALVTWNSNPAASSPEQRRLRKALLRDDLFHVAVELFHTDTTSYADVVLPAASFLECNDLVLSYFDLTLSAQVKTVDPPGDALPNHEIFRRLAGAMGYEEPALFENEADLIERLLEQTPYPGSFSDLAAAGTVTLFDEPQTQFPDLSFPTESKRIQLANDAAVELGLPRAPTAHADERAQPGFLRIVSPASAWLMNSSYGNDPVIQKKLGTPSIVLHPDDAAEYDVVDGDPIVLVNDIGRLALTVAVSDIAQPGMGIVYKGRWPGTTDTDANINALVSGRKSDLAENTTVHSTEVRLERV is encoded by the coding sequence GTGCATACGCGAGACGGGTCCATCACCAAGGTTATCGGGGATCCGGACCATCCGGTTTCGCGCGGCAAACTCTGTGGCAAATGCGCTATTGCCTACAATGGCGCCTGGCGCGACCCAGCGCTCCGCCTTTCCTCTCCACTGCGGCGTGCGGGACCGAAAGGTGAGGGAAAGTTCGTTCCGATCTCCTGGGACGAAGCACTCGCGGAAATCTCCGAGCGCTTCACGGAGCTTGTCGATCAAGGCAATGCACACACTATTCTGCATACGCACTATACGGGCACGGTCGGGCTGATAAATATTGCGTTTCCACTGCGCTTCTTTCACCGCTTAGGTGCGACCGAGGTCGACCCCGACACTGTGTGCAACAAGGCGGGCCATGCGGCTTTGGACCTCACATTCGGCACATCGGTTGTCGGCTTTGATCCACGCACGGCGCGGGATTCGCGATGCATCCTCGTCTGGGGCGCAAATCCGTCCCACTCTGCCCCACATCAGGACCAACGCTTCCTGACTGAAGCCGCCGCTGCCGGAACGACGATAATCGTCGTGGACCCGATCGAGCACGCGACGGCTACGGCATCGGACCTGTTTCTCAAGCTTCGCCCGGGCACGGACGCCGCCTTGGGATTTGCATTTCTCAATGTGATGAAGTCGAGCGGCTTGATCGACTGGGAGTTCGTCGACGCGCATGTGCTTGGCGCCAAGGCGCTCATGGAGACGATCGACAGCACGACCCCGGCCGTGGCGGAGAAGCTTTGTGGCGTACCGGCAGATTTGATCGATAAGGCGGCTCGCGCCTACGCCGAGGGCCCCTCGTTGCTTTGGCTTGGACAGGGCGTGCAGCGTCAGACATATGGCGGGAACGTCTTCCGCGTCCTCTCCGCCCTTGTGGCCTTCAGCGGAAATGTCGGAAAGCCCGGCGCGGGCTTCCTCTACTTGAACGGTCCCGATTGCCGCGGCATCGACATGGACATGGTCGCGATGCCCGAACTCGCGCGCGGCGCGACCCCGTCCATCAGCCATATGGACCTCGCAGCGACTCTCGAACAGTCCGAGTTGTCGAACGCGCTGGTGACATGGAACAGCAATCCGGCGGCGTCCTCGCCGGAACAGCGGCGTCTGCGCAAAGCCTTGTTGCGCGACGACCTCTTCCATGTTGCCGTTGAACTCTTCCATACGGACACGACGTCTTATGCGGATGTCGTTCTTCCGGCCGCGAGTTTTCTCGAGTGTAACGATCTCGTCCTGTCGTATTTCGATTTGACGCTGTCGGCTCAGGTGAAGACCGTCGACCCTCCCGGGGACGCGCTGCCGAACCATGAGATATTCCGGCGATTGGCGGGCGCGATGGGTTATGAGGAACCCGCTCTCTTCGAGAATGAAGCCGATCTCATCGAGAGACTGCTCGAGCAAACGCCTTACCCCGGCAGCTTCTCGGACCTGGCTGCGGCCGGGACGGTCACGCTTTTCGACGAGCCCCAAACCCAGTTCCCGGACCTATCGTTTCCGACGGAGTCGAAACGCATACAGCTCGCCAACGACGCTGCGGTCGAGCTGGGACTTCCACGCGCGCCGACCGCCCATGCGGACGAGCGGGCTCAGCCCGGCTTTCTGCGGATCGTTTCGCCCGCATCGGCCTGGCTCATGAACTCGAGCTACGGCAACGATCCGGTTATCCAGAAGAAGCTGGGCACGCCATCGATCGTTCTTCATCCGGATGACGCGGCCGAGTACGACGTCGTGGACGGAGATCCGATCGTTCTGGTGAACGACATCGGACGGTTGGCGCTGACCGTGGCAGTCTCGGACATCGCACAGCCCGGCATGGGCATTGTCTACAAGGGCCGGTGGCCCGGCACGACAGATACCGACGCCAATATCAACGCGCTCGTCTCCGGCCGCAAAAGCGACCTTGCCGAAAACACGACCGTTCATAGCACCGAGGTCCGGCTCGAGAGGGTCTGA
- a CDS encoding SDR family oxidoreductase, protein MAANSLEACALVTGAARRLGRAIAEDLARAGWRVAVHYQRSEADARGLVAEIEAFGGRAAAVQADLSELQALPGLIEDSAKALGPVACLVNNAACFSWDWPDDFDETGWTQHHEVNLRAPVFLTKAFANALPAGVEGNVINLIDQKVHALNPHYFTYTIAKSALWTATRTLAQALAPQIRVNAIAPGPVLPFEGQSDEDFARECHDTLLKRPVPMSDITATVRFLLETGSITGQMIALDGGRHLNWRPDAG, encoded by the coding sequence ATGGCCGCCAACTCCTTGGAAGCCTGTGCATTGGTGACCGGCGCCGCCCGCCGCTTGGGGCGCGCCATCGCGGAAGACCTCGCGCGCGCCGGGTGGCGGGTCGCGGTCCACTACCAGAGGTCCGAGGCGGACGCGCGCGGCCTTGTGGCGGAAATCGAGGCTTTCGGCGGACGCGCGGCAGCCGTTCAGGCCGATCTGTCGGAACTCCAGGCCTTGCCGGGCTTGATCGAGGACAGCGCCAAGGCCCTGGGGCCCGTGGCCTGCCTCGTCAACAACGCCGCCTGCTTCTCCTGGGACTGGCCGGACGATTTCGACGAGACCGGCTGGACCCAGCATCATGAAGTCAATCTTCGCGCGCCGGTTTTCCTGACAAAGGCCTTCGCCAATGCCCTGCCGGCCGGCGTCGAGGGCAATGTCATAAATCTGATCGATCAGAAGGTTCATGCGCTGAACCCCCATTACTTTACCTACACAATCGCCAAATCGGCCCTCTGGACCGCGACTCGCACCCTCGCCCAGGCCCTGGCGCCCCAAATCCGGGTCAACGCCATCGCCCCCGGCCCGGTGCTGCCCTTCGAGGGCCAGTCGGACGAAGACTTCGCGCGCGAATGCCATGACACTTTGCTGAAACGCCCTGTCCCCATGAGTGACATCACGGCGACGGTCCGCTTTCTTCTAGAGACGGGATCGATCACGGGCCAGATGATCGCGCTGGACGGCGGGCGGCACCTCAATTGGCGTCCCGACGCGGGCTGA
- a CDS encoding twin-arginine translocase TatA/TatE family subunit: MGPSWWQIAVVIALFVLLFGRGKISDVMGDVAKGIKSFKAGLADEEVDKADRHTG; the protein is encoded by the coding sequence ATGGGACCGAGTTGGTGGCAAATCGCAGTCGTTATCGCCTTGTTTGTGCTTCTCTTCGGCCGCGGCAAGATATCAGACGTCATGGGAGACGTGGCCAAGGGTATTAAGAGCTTCAAGGCAGGACTTGCCGACGAGGAGGTCGACAAGGCCGATCGCCACACCGGCTAG
- a CDS encoding class I SAM-dependent methyltransferase — protein MTKSEKGAEIPGSDSGQGGVAPAGADAVAKMDAVAKAHAIYTPASLSFYDLAVHGLSNRIAWRCPTSNIVGLYRRHLSANHLEAAVGTGLFLDRAGTAFDRLVLLDINPHCLSVSARRLRRFDPKCRQANLLEPLSSDLAPFSSVALTYVLHCLPGSMAEKLVVLDHLKPLMAQDARLFGATILGDGVRPNGPARALFKIYNERGVFNNSEDSLAALTEGLKRRFAHVDVEQRGLVALFVAC, from the coding sequence ATGACGAAATCGGAAAAGGGGGCTGAGATTCCCGGTTCAGACTCAGGGCAGGGTGGCGTTGCCCCTGCCGGAGCAGATGCCGTCGCCAAGATGGACGCCGTCGCCAAGGCGCACGCGATCTACACGCCCGCCTCGTTGTCGTTTTACGATCTTGCGGTTCACGGCCTCTCCAATCGGATTGCATGGCGTTGTCCGACGTCGAACATCGTCGGCCTTTACCGGCGGCATCTGTCGGCAAACCACCTGGAGGCCGCGGTCGGTACCGGTCTTTTTCTCGACCGTGCCGGCACAGCATTCGACCGCCTGGTCTTGCTCGACATCAATCCGCACTGTTTGAGCGTGTCGGCGCGGCGGCTGCGGCGGTTCGACCCGAAGTGCCGGCAGGCGAACCTTCTGGAGCCCTTGTCTTCGGATCTGGCGCCGTTCTCATCGGTGGCGCTGACCTACGTGCTGCACTGTCTGCCGGGGTCCATGGCGGAAAAGCTCGTGGTGCTCGATCACCTCAAGCCGCTCATGGCACAAGACGCACGTCTGTTCGGCGCCACGATTCTGGGTGATGGGGTGCGGCCCAACGGGCCCGCCCGAGCACTGTTCAAGATCTATAACGAGCGGGGCGTCTTCAATAACAGCGAGGACAGCCTGGCCGCCTTGACCGAAGGTCTGAAACGCCGCTTTGCGCATGTAGACGTCGAACAGCGCGGCCTGGTCGCGTTGTTCGTTGCGTGCTAG
- a CDS encoding TorF family putative porin — protein sequence MARREIAGIFKSTVLGAALVAGSALAAQAQDPGDQAFGPFGGGSGNQLELSATTAFTTDYVFRGISQTNQNPAVQGSLDASYGMFYLGMWGSNIDFADSIEIDYYGGIAPTIGGFDLDIGVLWYTYPGASGTDIVEIKTGGSYTFGDAFTLGVTNYWGTDSDYDVLEVGGEYVFGNKWFNFFDPSVSGLVGFQWADAGTDYTYWNVGLTLGFLDNWAADVRYWDTDLSDIGCGGAPGRGDNCDGRVVGTISASF from the coding sequence ATGGCTCGGCGTGAAATTGCGGGGATCTTCAAATCTACGGTTTTGGGAGCGGCACTCGTTGCGGGTTCCGCCCTTGCGGCACAGGCGCAAGATCCTGGGGACCAGGCATTCGGCCCCTTCGGCGGTGGTTCGGGCAATCAGCTCGAGCTTAGCGCCACCACGGCTTTCACCACGGACTATGTGTTCCGTGGTATCTCTCAGACCAATCAGAACCCGGCCGTTCAGGGTTCGCTCGATGCGTCCTACGGCATGTTCTACCTCGGCATGTGGGGCTCCAACATCGACTTCGCTGACAGCATCGAGATCGACTACTACGGTGGTATCGCTCCGACGATCGGCGGCTTCGACCTCGATATCGGCGTGCTGTGGTACACCTATCCGGGCGCCAGCGGGACCGACATCGTCGAAATTAAGACGGGCGGTTCGTACACCTTCGGTGATGCCTTCACCCTCGGCGTGACGAACTACTGGGGTACTGACTCCGACTACGACGTTCTTGAGGTCGGCGGCGAGTACGTCTTCGGCAACAAGTGGTTCAACTTCTTCGATCCGAGCGTCAGCGGTTTGGTCGGCTTCCAGTGGGCCGATGCCGGTACGGATTACACCTACTGGAACGTGGGTCTGACCCTCGGCTTCCTGGACAACTGGGCAGCTGATGTCCGCTACTGGGATACCGACCTGAGCGATATCGGTTGCGGTGGCGCACCGGGTCGCGGCGACAACTGCGACGGTCGCGTCGTCGGTACGATCAGCGCATCGTTCTAA
- a CDS encoding ABC transporter ATP-binding protein — protein MLEIKNIKVHYNKVAALKGVSMAVPDKGIVTIVGANGAGKSTTLRAISGLVRISDGEIIFDGQRIDRLAPEKIVALGIAHVPEGRRVFPDLTVEENLRTGAFLRSDKDGIEADLRDVFKRFPRMEERRGQWARSLSGGEQQMLAIGRALMSRPRMLILDEPSMGLSPVMVQEMARAIRDIVDRGVPVVLVEQNAELALKLANFAYVLETGTIALEGPARELHDNDHVRKAYLGA, from the coding sequence CTGCTTGAGATCAAGAACATCAAAGTCCACTACAACAAGGTGGCGGCCCTGAAGGGTGTCAGCATGGCTGTTCCCGACAAGGGCATCGTCACGATCGTCGGCGCAAACGGCGCCGGCAAGAGTACGACCTTGCGCGCCATCTCCGGCCTCGTACGGATCAGCGATGGCGAGATCATTTTCGACGGCCAGCGCATCGATCGGCTGGCGCCGGAGAAGATTGTTGCGCTCGGGATCGCACATGTGCCCGAAGGGCGGCGGGTCTTCCCCGACCTGACGGTTGAAGAAAACCTTAGAACCGGTGCTTTTCTGCGGTCGGACAAGGACGGGATTGAAGCGGACCTGCGCGACGTGTTCAAGCGCTTCCCGCGCATGGAAGAGCGCCGGGGTCAGTGGGCTCGGTCGCTCTCCGGCGGCGAGCAGCAAATGCTGGCGATCGGCCGCGCCCTGATGTCCAGGCCGCGAATGCTGATCCTCGACGAGCCCTCCATGGGGCTGTCGCCGGTCATGGTTCAGGAGATGGCACGCGCCATTCGCGACATCGTGGATCGCGGCGTTCCCGTCGTCCTCGTCGAACAGAACGCCGAGCTCGCTCTCAAACTTGCGAACTTCGCCTATGTCCTCGAGACGGGAACAATCGCGCTGGAAGGACCCGCACGGGAGCTGCACGACAATGACCATGTTCGAAAAGCCTACCTCGGCGCCTGA